TGCCGTTCCTGAATCACGCGCAGCAGTTTCGCCTGCGCGGTGAGCGAGAGGTTGCCCGCCTCGTCGAGGAACAGCGTGCCGCCGTGCGCCACCTGAAAGTAACCCTCTTTGTGTCGATCGGCGCCGCTGAAGGCCCCCTTTTCGTAACCGAACAATTCCGATTCAACCAGGGTTTCGGGAATCGCCCCGCAATCGACCGCAACAAACGGTTTGCCCGCGCGCGAGCTTTCCTGGTGAATTGCACGCGCTACCACCTCTTTGCCGGTGCCAGTGCGGCCCTGAATCAGGACGGTCAGGTTCGCTCTGGCGACATTGGCGATCTGCTCGACGATCGCGCGCATCGACGAACTGGGGAGCACGAGCTTTGACAGATAACCGCCCTGTCCAACTATGTGACGAAGATTCTCGACCTGATCGCGCAGCGAGGATCGTTCCAGCGCGTGCCTGATGGTAAGGAGCAGTCGCTCCTCGTCAACCGGACGCAGTAGAAAATCGTAGGCGCCGAGTTTAGTGGCCTCCACCGCCGCAGCGAGGTCAGTGTCGACCGTGATCATGACGACCGGGAGATCAGGAGCGACGGTCTTAAGGCGACGCAGCGTCTCAATCCCGTCCATCTCGGGCATGCGTAGATCAAGTAGAACCAGGGAGGGAAGTTCTGCGGTGCAAACCGAGATTGCCTCGAGGCCGCTGCGCGCTTCAACCACCTCGAGATTTGCGCGCTTAAGCG
This genomic stretch from Candidatus Binataceae bacterium harbors:
- a CDS encoding sigma-54 dependent transcriptional regulator; translated protein: MPTPRKVLLVDDLASNLRILGLTLKRANLEVVEARSGLEAISVCTAELPSLVLLDLRMPEMDGIETLRRLKTVAPDLPVVMITVDTDLAAAVEATKLGAYDFLLRPVDEERLLLTIRHALERSSLRDQVENLRHIVGQGGYLSKLVLPSSSMRAIVEQIANVARANLTVLIQGRTGTGKEVVARAIHQESSRAGKPFVAVDCGAIPETLVESELFGYEKGAFSGADRHKEGYFQVAHGGTLFLDEAGNLSLTAQAKLLRVIQERQVTPIGTSRPIPVDVRIIAATNAELEAKVETGAFREDLYYRLAEFTVQLQPLRDRPEDIPSLARLFVDEASLELHRSISGIEEDAMRLLQGYPWLGNVRELRNIMRRAVLQAQQVMIREVDVRTLLAKAADSGPIESVPARATATNNAGRSLKEIANGAVEAAEREAIAGALQVAGGNKSAAARILQIDYKTLFAKLRRYQL